The Belonocnema kinseyi isolate 2016_QV_RU_SX_M_011 chromosome 10, B_treatae_v1, whole genome shotgun sequence genome has a window encoding:
- the LOC117181794 gene encoding uncharacterized protein LOC117181794 → MTPPILKMESRKVEKKLDEVISSGIEASEKSATCEKLNPDGDNTDTFFFENSSTGLLLFLRIFSDLACFIYTTSAPIAVTNLFFFIISLLGLIFTIIFIVSNALDTIQKSKNEDKDYRFEVVFCVTWSMLYGFFTTLIVIINYPVIVQIFCGYFSMVCYASDGYCKCLRKKRFTFENEDQRYWPIQRYESSGDNKFINTKINSDGPAQ, encoded by the exons atgACACCGccaatattaaaaatggaatctcGCAAAGTGGAAAAAAAATTAGATGAAGTGATAAGTAGTGGAATTGAAGCAAGTGAGAAATCTGCAACCTGCGAAAAACTAAATCCTGATGGTGATAATAcagatacatttttctttgaaaatagtaGTACAGGACTGCTTTTGTTCTTAAGAATC ttttcggACCTCGCATGTTTCATTTACACCACGTCAGCTCCAATTGCAGTTACCAACTTGTTTTTCTTCATAATTTCACTGCTCGGATTGATCTTCACAATTATCTTCATCGTGAGCAATGCTTTAGACAcaattcaaaaatcgaaaaacgAGGACAAGGATTAcagattt gaaGTAGTATTTTGCGTGACGTGGAGTATGCTATATGGATTCTTCACCAcattaattgttattattaattatccTGTGATTGTTCAGATA TTCTGTGGATATTTTTCGATGGTATGCTATGCTTCGGATGGTTACTGtaaatgtttacgaaaaaaaaggtTTACTTTTGAAAATGAAGATCAGCGATACTGGCCAATTCAACGCTATGAGTCAAGTGgcgataataaatttataaatacaaaaataaatagtgacGGACCTgcccaataa